In a single window of the uncultured Dysgonomonas sp. genome:
- a CDS encoding chaperone modulator CbpM encodes MTSELIIIQEYCIQNQVEPDFIVQLESEGLIQISIIENERYIHISQLKHLDQYVRWHYDLSINVAGIDVIQNLLDKIDEMQEEIHRLKEQIRLID; translated from the coding sequence ATGACATCAGAATTAATCATCATACAGGAGTATTGCATACAGAATCAGGTGGAGCCTGATTTTATCGTACAACTCGAAAGTGAAGGGCTTATACAGATCAGTATTATAGAAAATGAGCGTTACATACATATCTCGCAACTGAAACATCTTGACCAATATGTGCGGTGGCATTACGATCTTTCCATCAATGTAGCAGGTATAGATGTTATTCAAAACCTTCTGGATAAGATAGATGAGATGCAGGAGGAGATACACCGTTTGAAAGAACAGATAAGGCTAATAGATTGA
- a CDS encoding DnaJ C-terminal domain-containing protein, with product MAFIDYYSILGVSKTASADDIKKSYRKLARKYHPDINPNDEEAKKKFQQINEANEVLSDSEKRKKYDEYGENWKHAEEYEKARQQQSQNGGFADYSSFGGFGGGSYSFGGDDEGGFSDFFESLFGGRRPSGGSRQSRGYRGQDYTSELHLSLRDASETHKRTLTLDSKNLRITIPAGVSDGQVIKLAGQGAPGKNGGPNGDLYITFIIEEDPKFKRVGNDLYTNTNLNLYTAVLGGEETVDTFTGKVKLKVAAGTQNGTKVRLKGKGFPVYKKDGQFGDLIITYSIEIPVNLNNEQKELFEKLAKS from the coding sequence ATGGCATTTATAGATTATTATAGCATATTGGGCGTATCCAAGACAGCCAGTGCTGACGATATCAAAAAATCGTACCGCAAACTGGCCAGAAAGTATCATCCTGATATCAACCCAAATGATGAAGAAGCAAAAAAGAAGTTCCAGCAGATAAATGAAGCTAACGAAGTACTTTCCGATTCCGAAAAGCGAAAAAAATATGATGAATACGGTGAAAACTGGAAGCATGCTGAAGAATACGAAAAAGCCCGTCAGCAACAATCTCAAAACGGAGGTTTTGCCGACTATAGCAGCTTTGGCGGTTTCGGAGGAGGCTCATATAGTTTCGGAGGAGACGATGAAGGCGGATTTTCCGATTTCTTCGAATCGCTGTTTGGGGGAAGAAGACCGTCTGGTGGCAGCAGGCAAAGCAGAGGGTACAGAGGCCAAGACTATACCTCCGAACTCCATTTAAGCCTGCGCGATGCATCTGAAACCCACAAACGTACACTCACTCTGGATAGTAAGAACCTGCGCATAACTATTCCTGCCGGAGTGTCCGACGGGCAGGTAATAAAATTGGCCGGACAAGGAGCGCCGGGTAAAAATGGCGGACCGAATGGAGATTTGTATATTACGTTTATTATAGAAGAAGATCCTAAATTTAAACGGGTAGGGAACGATTTATATACCAATACCAACCTTAACCTATACACAGCTGTTCTTGGCGGGGAAGAGACCGTAGATACTTTCACCGGAAAAGTAAAACTGAAAGTAGCTGCAGGGACCCAGAATGGAACAAAAGTAAGATTGAAGGGCAAAGGATTTCCTGTCTACAAAAAGGATGGGCAGTTTGGGGACCTTATCATAACATACTCAATAGAGATACCCGTCAATCTGAATAATGAACAAAAGGAATTGTTCGAAAAGTTAGCGAAGTCTTAA
- a CDS encoding 3'-5' exonuclease: protein MVKTISKEELSVMPMERFDGRIIVVQSESEAEKATAYLKKQTAIGFDTETRPAFRKGVSHQIALMQLSTDDTCFLFRLNIIGLPDCLAQILVNPAIKKIGLSLKDDFSAIHKRNAAFIPSNFIELQSFVKSYSIEDNGLQRIYGILFEKRISKGQRLSNWEADVLSDAQKMYAAIDAWACLKIYNELKVREKTAP, encoded by the coding sequence ATGGTAAAAACAATTTCAAAAGAGGAATTATCCGTAATGCCAATGGAGAGATTCGATGGGCGGATAATTGTTGTACAAAGTGAAAGTGAAGCCGAGAAAGCTACTGCTTATCTCAAAAAACAAACGGCTATCGGGTTTGATACTGAAACCCGCCCGGCTTTCCGCAAAGGTGTATCTCATCAGATTGCACTGATGCAATTATCTACAGATGACACGTGTTTCCTTTTTCGTCTCAATATAATAGGATTACCTGATTGTTTGGCACAAATTCTGGTAAATCCGGCAATCAAAAAAATAGGACTATCTTTAAAAGACGATTTTTCTGCCATACATAAACGGAATGCAGCTTTCATTCCATCCAATTTCATTGAACTACAGTCTTTTGTAAAAAGTTATAGCATCGAAGACAATGGTCTGCAACGCATTTATGGCATACTTTTTGAAAAAAGGATATCGAAAGGCCAACGCCTGTCAAACTGGGAAGCAGATGTGCTATCCGATGCACAGAAAATGTACGCAGCCATTGATGCATGGGCTTGCCTTAAAATATACAATGAATTAAAGGTAAGGGAAAAAACAGCCCCCTGA
- a CDS encoding DUF5063 domain-containing protein, producing MTDQLKEIVYSKDAIEFVTVAVQYCAFLENFEEITETDLTDKLTKLLPLLYLKASLVPETDTVNDEEPEITVTEDIYNFITSKLYNVYVNNDTYLEVFLQDMKYSETPISASISEDLADIYQDIKNFITIFERGITENMNDALYVCMENFKTYWGQKLVNVLRALHSIKYSTEPDALEDEDLEQTDNEELW from the coding sequence ATGACAGATCAACTAAAAGAAATAGTATACTCGAAAGATGCGATTGAATTTGTAACTGTAGCCGTCCAGTATTGTGCCTTTCTGGAAAATTTCGAAGAAATCACGGAAACAGATCTTACGGATAAATTAACCAAACTCCTACCCTTGCTATACCTTAAAGCAAGTCTTGTTCCGGAAACCGATACCGTAAATGACGAAGAACCGGAAATAACCGTTACAGAAGACATATACAATTTCATCACTTCCAAATTATATAATGTATATGTAAATAACGATACATACCTTGAAGTATTTCTTCAAGATATGAAATACAGCGAAACCCCGATATCGGCAAGTATCAGTGAAGACCTTGCAGATATCTATCAGGATATAAAGAACTTCATCACCATATTCGAACGGGGCATTACCGAAAATATGAATGACGCCCTCTATGTGTGTATGGAGAACTTCAAAACATACTGGGGGCAAAAGCTGGTAAACGTTTTACGGGCACTACATTCGATAAAATACTCAACAGAGCCGGATGCCCTCGAAGACGAAGACCTTGAACAGACTGACAACGAAGAATTATGGTAA
- a CDS encoding DUF5131 family protein has translation MSSLWNPWHGCHKISAGCLNCYMYRGDARRGVDSTIVKQTKDFDKPVKKKRNGEYKIPPGGDVFTCFTSDFFHADADEWRPQAWSMMRERSDLNFLMITKRIDRLHIGLPEDWGEGYDNVTIACTVENQDRVDYRLPIYKKSPIKHKIIICEPLLERVDLKPYDIGSWVEHVTAGGESGKDTRACDFDWIMEIHDLCVENDISFWFKQTGTNFIKDGKSYTIPRRMQHSQARKAGIDYKKYIGKR, from the coding sequence ATGTCATCACTTTGGAATCCGTGGCACGGTTGCCACAAAATAAGCGCAGGCTGTCTCAATTGCTACATGTATCGCGGCGATGCCAGACGCGGTGTAGACAGCACTATTGTTAAACAGACTAAGGATTTCGATAAGCCTGTAAAGAAAAAACGAAACGGAGAATATAAAATTCCTCCCGGTGGAGATGTTTTTACCTGCTTCACTTCTGACTTTTTCCATGCTGATGCCGACGAATGGCGCCCCCAGGCATGGAGTATGATGCGTGAGCGCAGCGACCTCAACTTTTTGATGATAACTAAGCGAATCGACAGATTACATATAGGCCTACCCGAAGATTGGGGAGAAGGATACGATAATGTGACTATAGCCTGCACGGTGGAAAATCAGGATAGGGTCGATTACCGTCTACCTATCTATAAGAAATCCCCGATTAAGCACAAGATAATCATCTGTGAACCTCTTTTAGAGAGAGTCGACCTAAAGCCTTATGATATAGGGTCATGGGTGGAGCATGTCACTGCCGGAGGAGAATCGGGAAAGGATACACGGGCATGTGATTTTGACTGGATAATGGAAATACACGACCTCTGTGTAGAAAACGATATCTCTTTTTGGTTCAAACAAACAGGGACAAATTTTATTAAAGATGGGAAATCGTATACGATACCCCGTCGGATGCAGCATTCGCAGGCTAGGAAAGCGGGTATAGATTATAAGAAGTACATTGGGAAAAGATAA
- a CDS encoding triacylglycerol lipase, with protein sequence MDIFLYVLYFLIALAVISTDIAKKLFNNAGLSYFVLFLANNTLLFLSVTDNLISKQGLNFAPAGYIAFSLLLVYSWIRIQLVPCKTDTDIPVAVKIVYQGRRLLLLSVWLITIQLLVVFSYGIISRYVPIASDSFRYNNIIAFSLSLLTFLNGWFRVFFFSLRLRIVRRILVSIFIWVPIVNVFVILYISRIAFNEYDHACNKAFNESMRRESFVCETKYPLLMLHGVGFRDFKYLNYWGRIPKHLIKNGATVYYGHQEALGTIEGNGYLVKDKILEIIKQTDCGKVNIIAHSKGGLDARYTITALGMDEFVASLTTISTPHRGSALADFGNKHLSDGMYRSVANLFDKYFRKIGDKNPDFYTAMHQFTKEYAEKFNDETPDIEGIYYQSYMSLMKNCLSHSLLSVPYLIMCLHNKQNDGLVSLESARWGEFREVYTNRRRRGISHGDMIDLTRGNYKSFDVIETYISIVSDLKNKGF encoded by the coding sequence ATGGATATCTTTTTGTATGTATTATATTTCCTGATTGCATTGGCTGTTATATCAACCGATATAGCAAAGAAGTTATTCAATAATGCAGGTTTATCTTATTTTGTATTGTTTCTCGCAAATAATACACTCCTTTTTCTTTCAGTTACTGATAATTTAATATCAAAGCAGGGCTTAAATTTCGCACCGGCAGGATATATTGCATTTTCTCTCTTATTGGTTTATTCATGGATACGTATTCAGTTGGTTCCTTGTAAAACAGATACTGATATTCCTGTGGCTGTAAAGATAGTTTATCAGGGACGACGTCTTTTATTATTGTCTGTGTGGCTTATAACAATTCAGTTGTTAGTTGTTTTCAGCTATGGCATTATCAGTCGTTATGTACCTATAGCCTCCGATAGTTTCAGATATAACAATATCATAGCCTTTTCTTTGTCGCTGCTTACCTTTCTGAATGGATGGTTCAGAGTATTTTTCTTTTCGTTAAGATTACGTATTGTACGGCGGATATTGGTCTCGATATTTATATGGGTGCCAATAGTCAATGTTTTCGTAATCCTTTATATATCAAGGATTGCTTTTAATGAGTATGATCATGCGTGCAATAAAGCTTTTAATGAAAGTATGAGGAGAGAGTCATTTGTATGTGAGACGAAATACCCTTTACTGATGTTGCATGGAGTAGGATTTCGGGACTTTAAATACCTTAATTACTGGGGACGTATTCCCAAGCACCTGATCAAAAACGGTGCTACGGTTTATTATGGACATCAGGAGGCATTAGGTACCATTGAGGGTAACGGATATCTGGTGAAAGATAAAATCCTTGAAATAATAAAGCAGACAGATTGCGGAAAAGTTAATATAATAGCTCATTCGAAAGGAGGACTCGATGCCAGATATACAATAACGGCGCTGGGCATGGATGAGTTTGTAGCGTCGCTAACCACTATATCCACTCCGCACCGGGGGAGTGCACTCGCCGATTTCGGAAATAAGCATTTATCGGATGGAATGTATCGTTCGGTCGCAAATCTCTTTGATAAATATTTCCGCAAAATAGGCGATAAGAATCCCGACTTCTATACGGCAATGCATCAGTTTACAAAAGAATATGCCGAAAAGTTCAATGATGAAACTCCTGATATAGAAGGGATATATTATCAGAGCTATATGTCGCTTATGAAAAACTGCTTGAGTCATAGCCTGCTTTCTGTTCCTTATCTCATTATGTGTTTGCACAATAAACAGAATGACGGATTGGTGAGTCTGGAATCTGCCCGGTGGGGCGAATTCCGAGAAGTATATACAAACAGGCGAAGAAGGGGGATCTCTCATGGTGATATGATAGACCTGACAAGGGGTAATTATAAAAGTTTCGATGTGATAGAAACATATATCAGTATTGTTTCAGATTTGAAAAATAAAGGGTTTTGA
- the ffh gene encoding signal recognition particle protein: MFESLSNRLERSFKILKGEGKITEINVAETLKDVRRALLDADVNYKTAKQFTEIVKEKALGQNVLTAVKPEQLMVKIVHDELAALMGGTATDINLKGSPAVILMSGLQGSGKTTFSGKLAKLLKSKKGKNPLLVAGDVYRPAAIEQLKILGTQIEVPVYSEEDNKNPVQIAQNAIKFAKQNGNDLVIIDTAGRLAIDEEMMKEITAVKDAVKPDEILFVVDSMTGQDAVNTAKEFNDRLNFDGVVLTKLDGDTRGGAALSIRSVVDKPIKFVGTGEKMDALDVFHPERMADRILGMGDIVSLVERAQEQYDEEEARRLQKKIAKNQFDFNDFIGQIQQIKKMGNLKDLASMIPGVGKAIKDLDIDDDAFKSIEAIIYSMTPNERSQPEILNGSRRQRIAKGSGTSIQEVNKLIKQFDETRKMMKMMTQMKGGKMPKMRR, encoded by the coding sequence ATGTTTGAAAGTCTAAGTAATAGATTAGAACGCTCGTTTAAGATACTGAAAGGTGAAGGTAAAATCACCGAAATAAATGTAGCCGAAACGCTGAAAGATGTACGTCGTGCATTACTCGATGCCGATGTTAACTACAAGACAGCTAAGCAGTTTACCGAAATCGTTAAGGAAAAGGCATTAGGACAGAATGTACTTACAGCCGTGAAGCCTGAACAGTTGATGGTGAAAATCGTTCATGACGAATTGGCTGCATTGATGGGGGGTACGGCAACCGATATAAATCTGAAAGGTTCTCCGGCTGTTATACTTATGTCGGGTCTTCAAGGTTCGGGTAAGACTACTTTCTCGGGTAAGCTGGCAAAATTGCTGAAATCCAAGAAAGGCAAAAATCCATTACTTGTTGCCGGTGATGTCTACCGTCCTGCTGCTATCGAACAGTTGAAGATACTGGGCACGCAGATAGAAGTTCCTGTATATTCGGAAGAAGATAACAAGAATCCGGTACAGATAGCCCAGAATGCGATCAAATTTGCGAAACAAAACGGAAATGACCTTGTAATTATAGATACAGCCGGACGCCTGGCTATAGATGAGGAGATGATGAAGGAGATTACAGCGGTAAAAGATGCTGTAAAACCTGACGAAATCCTCTTTGTAGTAGACTCCATGACGGGGCAGGATGCTGTAAATACCGCCAAGGAATTTAACGACAGACTCAACTTCGACGGAGTTGTCCTTACCAAGCTGGATGGTGATACCCGTGGTGGTGCTGCGTTGTCTATCCGTTCGGTAGTGGATAAGCCGATCAAATTCGTGGGTACAGGCGAGAAGATGGATGCACTCGATGTATTCCACCCTGAACGTATGGCCGACCGTATTCTCGGTATGGGTGATATCGTTTCACTCGTGGAAAGGGCGCAGGAGCAATATGATGAAGAAGAAGCGCGCCGTCTGCAAAAGAAGATTGCCAAGAATCAGTTCGACTTTAACGACTTTATCGGGCAGATACAGCAGATAAAGAAGATGGGTAACCTGAAAGATCTTGCTTCTATGATTCCGGGAGTGGGAAAAGCCATTAAGGATTTGGATATTGATGATGATGCCTTCAAAAGTATTGAGGCTATCATTTATTCCATGACACCAAACGAAAGGTCTCAGCCTGAAATTCTGAATGGAAGTCGCCGTCAGCGTATAGCTAAGGGTAGCGGGACATCTATACAAGAGGTGAATAAACTGATTAAGCAGTTTGATGAAACCCGTAAGATGATGAAGATGATGACACAAATGAAAGGTGGCAAAATGCCTAAGATGAGAAGATAA
- a CDS encoding vWA domain-containing protein: protein MKKRLYILLFILPVSIFIYCTCVAFIKKPGRHITSELPASNLQEKTDRIAKPKIQVVFLLDATGSMGGLIGTAKEKIWSITSSLSQTDPAPEIEVGMLFYRDRGDDFITKIIPLGTNMDNLYEQLMAMNASGGGDGPESVNQALYEGVNKMEWDNLPNTYRAIFLVGDYPPHMDYKDDVHYPETCSEAIKKGIVINTILMGNEPTAARIWKEIADKTKGEYIQTDMSVNNIAVRTPYDDRINKLQYELDNTRQYYGSSSELTEVKQLQSAKVNAGDAAINARRAEYNLSAANKDTYYGAEELINEVMNGKKISNIPEKDLPDNMQKMSAEERQKYVDELIEKRKKLEQEIKNLSKQRQQHIDEELSKMDKEKVEGSFDDVIYRAVKTQAAKKSIQLEGKAKR from the coding sequence ATGAAAAAGCGACTTTACATTCTATTATTTATACTTCCTGTAAGTATATTCATCTACTGTACTTGCGTAGCCTTCATCAAAAAACCGGGACGTCATATCACATCCGAATTACCGGCAAGTAATCTGCAAGAGAAAACAGACCGGATAGCCAAACCCAAAATACAGGTAGTATTCCTTCTCGATGCCACCGGTAGCATGGGAGGACTGATAGGTACGGCAAAAGAGAAGATATGGTCTATAACAAGTAGTCTTTCACAAACCGATCCTGCCCCGGAAATAGAAGTAGGTATGCTCTTTTACCGCGACAGGGGAGACGATTTTATAACCAAAATTATTCCCTTGGGGACAAACATGGACAATCTGTATGAACAACTCATGGCAATGAATGCCAGTGGCGGCGGAGATGGACCCGAAAGTGTAAATCAGGCACTATACGAAGGAGTGAATAAAATGGAATGGGACAATCTGCCCAATACTTACCGGGCTATATTTCTTGTAGGCGATTATCCTCCACATATGGACTATAAAGACGACGTCCATTATCCTGAAACCTGCTCGGAAGCTATAAAGAAAGGGATTGTAATCAATACCATACTAATGGGGAATGAGCCAACTGCTGCCCGCATATGGAAAGAGATAGCCGATAAGACAAAAGGGGAATATATCCAAACCGACATGAGTGTGAACAATATTGCTGTAAGAACCCCCTACGACGACAGGATAAATAAACTGCAATACGAATTGGACAACACACGCCAATACTATGGCAGTTCATCAGAACTGACAGAAGTGAAGCAACTGCAAAGCGCAAAGGTTAATGCTGGCGATGCAGCGATCAATGCAAGACGGGCCGAATATAACCTTTCGGCTGCCAACAAGGATACTTATTATGGAGCTGAAGAACTGATAAATGAAGTGATGAATGGTAAGAAGATATCCAATATACCTGAAAAAGATCTACCTGACAATATGCAAAAAATGTCAGCAGAAGAACGTCAGAAATATGTGGATGAACTGATAGAAAAGCGTAAAAAACTGGAACAGGAAATAAAAAACCTGAGCAAACAGCGCCAACAGCATATAGATGAAGAACTATCGAAGATGGATAAGGAAAAGGTTGAAGGCTCATTTGATGATGTTATCTACAGGGCTGTAAAAACACAAGCAGCTAAAAAAAGTATCCAACTGGAAGGAAAAGCTAAACGATAG
- a CDS encoding M48 family metalloprotease — MTKKLFLATTLVAVLCAISLPANAQFGKALKKASKSVTKAVGDVAGDMASDIVANKASVKIVEFMDNNNTIAGEDSDYYKRLAGLVATDYISVDGLSLNYKVYENPEVNILATADGSIRIYTGMMDMLSDEELLAVISTQIGHIANKDVRDSLLKVASEDNATKAGSAQLEKLLSFSGDKMGTVINELIQVPYNDEQNKKADEYAYNLLTKNNVSADALVSALTKFAEMESADQAAADDDTAELSAASKFIGVNSNNSLRASLISSK; from the coding sequence ATGACTAAAAAATTATTTTTAGCAACAACATTAGTTGCTGTTTTGTGTGCGATATCACTTCCCGCAAATGCACAATTTGGAAAAGCCCTGAAAAAAGCGAGTAAGTCTGTAACAAAAGCTGTAGGCGATGTTGCCGGAGATATGGCTTCTGATATAGTAGCCAACAAAGCTTCGGTAAAGATAGTAGAGTTTATGGACAACAATAATACTATCGCCGGAGAGGACTCTGACTATTACAAAAGACTGGCAGGCCTGGTAGCTACAGACTATATTTCTGTAGACGGACTAAGCCTTAACTATAAAGTGTATGAAAATCCTGAAGTAAACATTCTGGCTACAGCTGATGGTAGCATCCGTATTTATACAGGTATGATGGATATGCTATCTGACGAAGAACTTCTGGCCGTTATTTCTACTCAGATTGGCCATATCGCAAACAAGGATGTTCGTGACTCACTATTAAAAGTCGCATCTGAAGATAATGCGACTAAAGCAGGTTCTGCACAGTTGGAAAAACTACTTTCATTCTCAGGAGACAAAATGGGTACAGTAATCAACGAACTCATACAGGTTCCTTATAACGATGAGCAAAATAAGAAGGCAGATGAGTATGCATATAATTTGTTGACAAAGAACAATGTATCAGCTGATGCTTTAGTTTCTGCATTAACTAAATTTGCTGAAATGGAATCTGCAGACCAAGCTGCAGCCGATGATGATACAGCCGAACTAAGCGCTGCCTCTAAGTTTATCGGTGTTAATTCTAACAATTCACTGCGCGCGTCTCTTATCTCTTCTAAATAA
- the ubiE gene encoding bifunctional demethylmenaquinone methyltransferase/2-methoxy-6-polyprenyl-1,4-benzoquinol methylase UbiE, whose translation MTYDAEKIVPYSSSENKGAQVERMFDSIAENYDTLNRTMSMGIDISWRKKGLSMLKKLNPQTILDIATGTGDLAIQAYDILKPQSILGIDISEGMMEVGRKKVAKAGLSDKISFAKEDCMALSLPDNSFDAAMVAFGVRNFEDLDKGLKEILRVLKPGGQLMILELTVPAHFPMKQGYWLYTNLFIPTIGRIISKDKTAYSYLPKSIQAFIQGKDMTNTLLKNGFSEAFYKTYTMGTCSMYLATK comes from the coding sequence ATGACCTACGACGCCGAAAAAATAGTACCCTATTCCAGTTCCGAAAACAAAGGAGCCCAAGTAGAGCGCATGTTCGATTCTATTGCTGAAAATTACGATACGTTGAACCGTACTATGTCGATGGGAATCGATATCAGCTGGCGTAAGAAGGGACTTTCCATGCTAAAAAAGCTGAATCCTCAAACAATTCTCGATATTGCCACCGGTACAGGAGATCTGGCTATCCAAGCCTATGATATCCTGAAACCGCAGTCTATACTGGGCATAGATATATCGGAAGGAATGATGGAAGTAGGCCGAAAAAAAGTAGCTAAAGCGGGATTATCAGATAAGATCAGCTTCGCTAAAGAAGATTGTATGGCCCTGTCTCTTCCCGATAATTCTTTTGATGCCGCCATGGTCGCTTTCGGCGTCCGCAATTTTGAGGATCTCGACAAGGGACTCAAAGAAATATTACGTGTACTCAAACCGGGAGGACAACTGATGATACTGGAACTGACTGTTCCTGCACATTTCCCTATGAAACAGGGTTACTGGCTATACACCAACTTGTTTATACCCACAATAGGCCGGATCATATCCAAAGATAAAACGGCATACTCTTACCTCCCAAAATCAATACAGGCCTTTATACAAGGCAAAGACATGACCAACACACTCCTAAAGAACGGGTTCAGTGAGGCATTTTATAAAACTTACACAATGGGTACATGTTCCATGTATCTGGCTACCAAATGA
- a CDS encoding zeta toxin family protein, protein MPNLYIISGCNGAGKTTASYAMFPEMLDCKEFINADEIAKGLSPFQPETVAIDAGRLMIMRMNEMLRMQEDFAIETTLATKSYANFIRRAQKEGYFVTLIYFWLESPELAIKRVEQRVRFGGHHVDDDVVVRRYYAGMRNLFSMFIPIADYWLLVDNSTDPFQMIAEGNRTKIIDIHDEDIFYYLKNI, encoded by the coding sequence ATGCCGAATCTCTATATCATATCAGGCTGTAACGGCGCGGGAAAAACAACCGCGTCGTATGCCATGTTTCCCGAAATGCTCGACTGTAAGGAGTTTATCAATGCCGATGAAATAGCCAAAGGTCTTTCTCCTTTCCAGCCGGAGACCGTAGCTATCGATGCCGGCCGCCTTATGATTATGCGCATGAACGAGATGCTGCGCATGCAGGAGGATTTTGCAATAGAGACAACACTGGCTACCAAATCTTATGCCAACTTTATACGCAGGGCACAAAAGGAGGGTTATTTTGTTACCCTTATCTACTTCTGGCTCGAATCGCCCGAACTGGCGATCAAACGTGTCGAACAACGTGTGCGGTTTGGAGGGCATCATGTCGACGATGATGTGGTTGTAAGACGCTATTATGCCGGCATGAGAAACCTTTTCTCCATGTTTATCCCTATTGCCGATTATTGGCTTCTGGTAGATAATTCCACAGACCCCTTCCAAATGATTGCAGAGGGAAACAGGACTAAAATCATCGATATTCACGATGAGGATATATTCTATTATCTCAAGAACATATAA
- a CDS encoding phosphoribosylaminoimidazolesuccinocarboxamide synthase — MKNTLVRTDFNFPGQTNVYHGKVRDVYSIGDDLLVMIATDRISAFDVVLPQGIPYKGQVLNQIAAKFLDATADIVPNWKLDTPDPMVTVGLRCEQYKVEMVIRGYLTGSAWREYKAGARTLCGVPLPEGMKENEKFPTPIITPTTKEDVGHDENISKEEIIAQGLVSKEEYEQLEKYTYALFQRGTEMAAQKNLILVDTKYEFGKKDGKIYLIDEIHTPDSSRYFYADTYQELFDKGEEQRQLSKEFVRKWLMDNGFQGKDGQKVPEMTEEYCNSVSERYIELYEKIVGEKFVKAEAADVAVRLEKNINEYLKQRG, encoded by the coding sequence ATGAAGAATACTTTAGTAAGAACAGATTTTAATTTTCCGGGACAGACAAACGTTTATCATGGTAAAGTGAGAGACGTATATTCGATAGGTGACGATCTATTGGTAATGATCGCTACCGACCGTATTTCAGCATTCGATGTTGTATTACCACAGGGCATACCTTACAAGGGTCAAGTCCTGAATCAGATTGCAGCCAAGTTCTTGGATGCTACCGCCGATATTGTCCCTAACTGGAAACTGGATACTCCGGATCCTATGGTAACCGTTGGTCTGAGGTGCGAACAATATAAAGTAGAGATGGTTATCCGCGGATATCTTACAGGTAGTGCATGGCGCGAATACAAAGCCGGAGCAAGGACGCTTTGCGGTGTACCTCTACCGGAAGGGATGAAAGAAAATGAAAAATTCCCTACCCCCATTATTACCCCTACTACAAAAGAAGATGTAGGACATGATGAAAACATTTCGAAAGAGGAGATTATCGCTCAGGGACTGGTGAGCAAAGAAGAATACGAGCAACTGGAGAAATATACTTATGCTTTGTTTCAACGTGGAACTGAAATGGCAGCTCAGAAGAACCTGATACTGGTAGATACAAAATACGAGTTTGGGAAAAAAGACGGCAAGATTTATCTGATCGACGAAATTCACACACCGGATTCGTCTCGTTATTTCTATGCAGATACCTACCAGGAACTATTCGACAAAGGGGAAGAACAACGCCAGCTGTCGAAAGAATTCGTACGCAAATGGTTAATGGATAACGGGTTTCAGGGAAAAGACGGACAGAAAGTACCCGAAATGACCGAAGAATACTGTAATTCTGTATCGGAACGCTACATCGAACTATATGAAAAGATAGTAGGTGAGAAATTCGTAAAGGCAGAAGCTGCTGATGTGGCTGTACGTCTCGAAAAAAATATAAACGAATATCTAAAACAAAGAGGTTAA